The proteins below are encoded in one region of Stigmatopora argus isolate UIUO_Sarg chromosome 2, RoL_Sarg_1.0, whole genome shotgun sequence:
- the pigb gene encoding GPI alpha-1,2-mannosyltransferase 3 isoform X1 codes for MDRKNQDPPVKKRKKKKMMSIQLKHEIIEKYERGVRVVDLARLYDRNTSTICSILKQKESIKAITPAVGVKIISRLRTSVHENMERLLLAWLMEKQLNRCPLTEGAICEKARSIYTDLLRQTPGSSTGGAVPEDSFKASRGWFDNFRRRISFPSDVGMVPAGGLDDGEDYRRSFSQAVAAGDYVPQQVFNCDETGLFWKRMPRRTFITTEELRTPGYKPMKDRLTLALCANASGDCKIKPLLVYHSENPRAFKAHKVIKEKLQVMWRANPRAWVTRQFFVEWVNLVFGPAVKKYLQGQNLPLRALLVLDNAPAHPHNLHGDILEEFKFIKVFYLPLDTGAILQPMDQQVVCHFKKLFTKHLFRHCSEVTQSSNLTIRQFWKDHYNIVACLKIIDLAWQGVGRWTLTCAWKKLWPDAVSEWAEFEPEETAAEVVEEIVSLGKSMGLEVDESDVNELVEQHSEDGELKALQTQQRHGKVLRPMGNDEVSIPTGEIVEMLEMWERLSSFVQAKHPEKAATGCASSLFDNTCLSHFRNLLKERKKHLLNRPAEESLLKKLKTEDE; via the coding sequence ATGGACCGTAAAAACCAAGATCCCCCcgtgaagaagaggaagaagaaaaagatgatGTCCATCCAACTGAAGCATGAAATCATCGAAAAGTACGAGCGAGGCGTACGCGTGGTGGACCTGGCCAGGCTCTACGACCGCAACACGTCCACCATCTGTTCCATACTCAAGCAAAAGGAGTCCATCAAGGCCATCACGCCAGCGGTGGGCGTCAAAATTATTTCCAGACTCCGAACCAGCGTCCATGAGAATATGGAGAGGCTGCTGTTGGCCTGGTTGATGGAGAAGCAGCTGAATAGGTGTCCTTTGACGGAGGGGGCCATCTGCGAGAAGGCGCGGTCCATCTACACCGACCTGCTGCGGCAGACCCCGGGCTCTTCCACGGGCGGGGCGGTGCCCGAAGACTCCTTCAAAGCCAGCCGGGGATGGTTTGACAATTTCAGGAGGCGGATCAGCTTCCCCTCCGACGTCGGGATGGTGCCGGCCGGCGGCTTGGACGACGGCGAGGATTACCGCAGAAGTTTCAGCCAGGCGGTGGCGGCCGGGGACTACGTCCCGCAGCAGGTGTTTAACTGCGACGAAACGGGGCTCTTCTGGAAGAGGATGCCGAGGAGGACTTTCATCACGACCGAGGAGTTGAGGACGCCAGGCTACAAGCCCATGAAGGACCGCCTGACCTTGGCGCTGTGCGCCAACGCCAGCGGCGACTGCAAGATCAAGCCGCTGCTGGTGTACCACTCGGAAAACCCGCGAGCCTTTAAGGCGCACAAGGTCATCAAAGAGAAGCTGCAGGTGATGTGGAGGGCCAACCCCAGGGCCTGGGTCACCCGGCAGTTTTTCGTGGAGTGGGTCAACCTGGTCTTCGGCCCGGCCGTCAAGAAGTACCTGCAGGGGCAGAACCTCCCCCTGCGAGCCCTGCTGGTCCTGGACAACGCTCCCGCTCACCCGCACAACCTCCACGGCGACATCCTGGAGGAATTCAAGTTCATCAAGGTTTTTTACCTTCCGCTCGACACGGGCGCCATCCTGCAGCCCATGGACCAGCAGGTGGTTTGTCATTTCAAGAAGCTCTTCACCAAGCACTTGTTTCGCCACTGCTCGGAGGTGACCCAGAGCTCCAACCTCACCATTCGCCAGTTCTGGAAGGACCACTACAACATCGTGGCGTGCCTCAAAATCATCGACCTGGCCTGGCAGGGTGTGGGCAGGTGGACGCTGACTTGCGCCTGGAAGAAGCTGTGGCCCGACGCCGTGTCCGAGTGGGCCGAGTTCGAGCCCGAGGAGACGGCGGCGGAGGTGGTGGAGGAGATCGTGTCCCTGGGCAAGTCCATGGGCCTGGAAGTGGACGAGAGCGACGTGAACGAGCTGGTCGAGCAGCACTCGGAGGACGGCGAGTTGAAGGCGCTCCAGACGCAGCAGCGGCACGGCAAGGTCCTGCGGCCAATGGGCAACGACGAGGTTTCCATCCCGACGGGCGAGATCGTGGAAATGTTGGAAATGTGGGAGAGGCTTTCCAGTTTCGTTCAGGCCAAGCACCCGGAAAAAGCGGCCACCGGATGCGCCTCGTCGCTCTTCGACAACACCTGTCTGTCTCATTTCCGAAACCTTTTGAAAGAGAGGAAGAAACACTTGCTGAACCGGCCCGCGGAGGAAAGCTTGTTGAAAAAGTTGAAAACTGAAGATGAATAA
- the pigb gene encoding GPI alpha-1,2-mannosyltransferase 3 isoform X2 yields the protein MEAFSPRLRFGRKEDHVKLRKRKSKLYSRTDDAPIRTDVLKILAFCVSFRVINCFLVQSSFVPDEYWQSVEVAHHMVFNYGHLTWEWREGIRGFSYPFFFAVLYKILHWIQCDSVHLLIWLPRLLQALVAAFADVKFFYLIGTLEDGDTAKWTFFCHLCSWFTWFCCTRTLGNSVEAAITCLALAYFPLPTSKTHSSKKYLSLVALAVIFRPTALIVWLPLLIYHLWHHENKLKLVVRDYIPIGTSAIVISTIIDCIFYEKWVLVQFNFLKINVLDGIAGFYGTHPWHWYFTQGFVVIVGPHVPFFIHGCYLAFRRYKILLVAITWTLAVYSLFPHKEFRFIYPVLPFCMIFCGVSLAHMRAWRRAAACGLLATNLLLGLYTGLIHQRGALDVMSHVRALCNHVPEPDVLFLMPCHSTPYYSHIHCPLKMRFLECPPDLGQAGYVNQADRFYSDPLLWLQTAFPHTHSRPTHLVLFDVLEKEISAFLQDYEKTADIFHTHFPDGKVGGRIFIFQRYHQTGI from the exons ATGGAGGCTTTCAGTCCACGTTTGAGGTTCGGGAGGAAAGAGGACCATGTCAAACTCAGGAAAAGAAAGTCCAAACTGTACTCAAGGACAGATGATGCCCCTATTCGGACAG ACGTCTTGAAAATTCTGGCGTTTTGTGTATCTTTCCGTGTGATCAACTGTTTCCTGGTCCAGAGCAGCTTTGTTCCTGATGAGTACTGGCAATCTGTGGAAGTTGCCCATCACATGGTCTTCAA CTATGGCCACCTGACATGGGAATGGAGGGAAGGCATAAGAGGCTTCAGCTATCCTTTCTTCTTTGCGGTCCTCTATAAAATATTACACTGGATACAATGTGACTCCGTTCATCTACt gaTATGGCTGCCCCGACTACTTCAAGCACTCGTCGCTGCGTTTGCAGACGTCAAATTCTTCTACCTCATCGGAACACTGGAGGATGGAGACACTGCTAAATGGACG TTTTTCTGCCACCTGTGCTCCTGGTTCACGTGGTTCTGTTGCACCAGAACGCTCGGCAACAGCGTGGAGGCCGCCATCACTTGCCTGGCTCTGGCCTACTTCCCTTTGCCAACATCCAAAACACACAGCAG taaaaaatatttaagcctGGTCGCCTTGGCGGTCATTTTTCGCCCAACGGCCCTGATTGTCTGGCTCCCCCTGTTGATTTACCATCTCTGGCATCATGAAAACAAACTCAAACTTGTGGTTCGTGACTACATTCCCATTGG gacTTCAGCCATTGTGATTTCAACCATTATCGACTGCATCTTCTATGAAAAG TGGGTCTTGGTGCAATTCAACTTCCTGAAGATAAACGTCTTGGACGGAATAGCCGGCTTTTACGGCACCCACCCGTGGCATTGGTACTTCACGCAGGGCTTCGTCGTCATAGTGGGCCCACATGTCCCGTTCTTTATCCACGGATGCTACCTGGCTTTCAGAAGGTACAAAATACTCTTGGTGGCCATCACCTGGACCCTCGCCGTGTACAG TTTGTTTCCGCACAAGGAGTTCCGATTCATCTACCCTGTGCTTCCCTTTTGTATGATCTTCTGTG GGGTATCGTTGGCTCACATGCGAGCTTGGCGACGAGCAGCCGCTTGCGGTTTGCTGGCGACCAATCTGCTCCTCGGCCTCTACACGGGCCTGATTCACCAACGCGGAGCTCTGGATGTGATGAGCCACGTCCGCGCACTTTGTAACCACGTGCCAGAGCCGGACGTCCTCTTCCTCATGCCCTGTCACTCCACGCCTTACTACAG CCATATTCACTGCCCGCTAAAAATGAGGTTCCTGGAGTGCCCGCCCGATCTGGGCCAGGCGGGGTACGTCAACCAAGCGGACAGATTCTACAGTGACCCGCTTCTCTGGCTCCAGACCGCTTTTCCGCACACACACTCCCGTCCTACTCATTTGGTTCTCTTCGATGTCCTGGAGAAG GAAATCTCAGCATTTTTGCAGGACTACGAGAAAACAGCAGACATATTTCACACTCATTTTCCAGATGGAAAAGTCGGAGGCAGAATCTTTATTTTTCAACGATATCATCAAACAGGAATATGA